In one window of Fundulus heteroclitus isolate FHET01 unplaced genomic scaffold, MU-UCD_Fhet_4.1 scaffold_751, whole genome shotgun sequence DNA:
- the LOC105920638 gene encoding transcription factor Spi-C — MLTELETMAYVTEVKLGGCRGSCCGVAPSSCAEVDLEVIEEYLQEHSLEVQPAHTPATSMIASMGHQTHAHSHQDARIIENSWSGQYAYEWRFGFHSPKEDYKEPTPQPAGLSPQDNHWEHTTYSYQAPIYVDSDSQSSSSQYQDYQDSPSPPSDSGERKDGHLPLAPLSGKRKERLFQFLFEMLQTPSMRSCIWWVQSSSGTFQFSSQNKESLAQLWGRRKGNRKTMTYQKMARALRNYSRTGEIHKVKRKLTYRFDEKTLRGLQGDSVLEH, encoded by the exons ATGTTGACGGAGTTAGAGACG ATGGCTTACGTGACCGAGGTGAAGCTGGGAGGATGCCGCGGTTCCTGCTGCGGGGTGGCGCCTTCGTCCTGCGCTGAGGTAGACCTGGAGGTCATCGAGGAATACCTGCAGGAGCATTCGCTGGAAGTCCAGCCCGCACACACGCCGGCAACATCTATGATCGCCAGCATGGGTCACCAAACGCACGCTCACTCCCACCAGGATGCCAGGATCATAG AGAACAGCTGGTCGGGTCAGTATGCATATGAGTGGCGCTTTGGCTTTCACTCTCCAAAGGAAGACTACAAAGAGCCAACCCCGCAACCGGCCGGGCTGAGTCCACAAGACAACCATTGG gAACACACCACCTACTCCTACCAGGCTCCTATTTATGTTGATTCAGATTCACAGTCAAGCAGTTCCCAGTATCAGGATTACCAAGATTCCCCATCACCTCCCTCCGACAGTGGGGAGAGGAAGGACGGACACTTGCCTCTGGCTCCACTATCAG GAAAGAGGAAGGAGCGGCTGTTCCAGTTCCTGTTTGAGATGCTCCAGACGCCGTCGATGAGGAGCTGCATCTGGTGGGTCCAGTCCTCCTCTGGAACCTTTCAGTTCTCCTCTCAGAATAAGGAGAGCCTAGCGCAGTTGTGGGGTCGCCGGAAAGGGAACCGCAAGACTATGACCTACCAGAAGATGGCACGGGCGCTACGAAACTACTCGCGGACCGGCGAGATTCACAAGGTGAAGAGGAAGCTCACGTACCGCTTTGACGAGAAGACGCTGAGAGGCTTACAAGGAGACTCCGTTTTAGAGCACTGA